In the genome of Gloeotrichia echinulata CP02, one region contains:
- the phnK gene encoding phosphonate C-P lyase system protein PhnK: MTKPLLQVHELSKSYGAIKACDRISFDLYPGQVLGIVGESGSGKSTLLSAIANQISLDQGNIIYASSSGDYLDICQLAEAKRRLLMRTEWGFVQQNPRDGLRMRVSAGANIGERLLDIGVRHYGKIRDEAAHWLQQVEIDPGRIDDLPIHFSGGMQQRLQLARVLVTRPRLILMDEPTGGLDVSVQARLLDLLRSLVRNFQLSVIIVTHDIGVVRLLAHRLLVMQQGQVVESGLTDQVLDDPQHPYTQLLVSATLTP; this comes from the coding sequence ATGACTAAACCTCTTTTACAGGTTCACGAACTGAGTAAATCCTACGGCGCAATTAAAGCGTGCGATCGCATTTCTTTTGATCTCTATCCTGGACAAGTTCTCGGTATTGTTGGCGAATCAGGTTCAGGTAAGTCTACTTTGCTGAGTGCGATCGCCAATCAAATTTCTCTTGACCAGGGTAATATTATTTATGCTAGTAGTAGTGGAGATTACTTAGATATTTGCCAGCTTGCGGAAGCTAAACGGCGTTTATTGATGCGAACAGAGTGGGGTTTTGTTCAGCAAAATCCCCGTGATGGTTTGCGAATGAGGGTCAGTGCTGGCGCCAATATTGGCGAACGCCTACTAGATATAGGAGTACGGCATTACGGTAAAATTCGGGATGAAGCAGCCCACTGGCTACAACAAGTGGAAATTGACCCAGGGCGGATAGATGATTTGCCAATTCACTTTTCGGGAGGGATGCAACAAAGATTACAACTGGCTCGTGTGTTGGTGACACGTCCTCGCTTGATATTAATGGATGAACCGACGGGGGGGTTAGATGTCTCGGTACAAGCACGGTTATTAGATTTGTTGCGATCGCTTGTCCGAAATTTTCAACTCAGCGTCATTATAGTCACCCACGATATCGGCGTAGTCAGGCTTCTGGCTCACAGATTACTAGTTATGCAACAAGGACAGGTGGTGGAATCAGGTTTGACTGACCAAGTGCTTGATGATCCACAACATCCTTACACTCAATTACTAGTTAGCGCCACTTTAACACCTTGA
- a CDS encoding alpha-D-ribose 1-methylphosphonate 5-triphosphate diphosphatase, whose protein sequence is MPLLSTMTKRKIAIQGVNVLTPNGWLKDATVCIEDGQFTSIDQAISPEGFHLVNAQGLQMLPGMIDLHGDAFERMIYPRPGINFPLAMAMADNDRHLLASGITTFYCSITDSYEPGLRSRDSARELIDFILGVGKQILNCNHRIHIRHEEANTAGHQELCDWLTSDRVHILSVNDHLPPPGNEKRLSRYLNSVRQRSSMSVLEIEALLNQVAERRQEGYAQIAELVDLAHSKNIPLASHDDDTPEKVALSQQRRVAIAEFPADITLAAQSREYGAAVLMGAPNLVRGGSHLGLMSVAEAIKHKVLDCLCSDYHYPSLFYAPFKLEELGLMSFEQAWSLVSQRPAEAVGISDRKGKIAPGLDADFLLICSAHPLPSSIASVYIAGQEVARYSRGLGTGLQV, encoded by the coding sequence ATGCCATTATTGTCAACAATGACGAAAAGAAAAATCGCAATTCAAGGAGTAAATGTACTAACTCCAAATGGTTGGCTAAAAGATGCCACAGTCTGCATAGAAGATGGGCAATTTACTAGCATTGATCAGGCAATTAGTCCAGAGGGATTTCATCTAGTAAATGCTCAAGGACTACAGATGTTGCCAGGAATGATCGACCTCCACGGTGATGCTTTTGAAAGGATGATTTATCCTCGTCCTGGAATTAACTTTCCTCTAGCAATGGCGATGGCTGACAATGATCGTCATCTTTTAGCATCTGGAATCACAACTTTTTACTGCTCAATTACAGATTCCTATGAACCAGGTTTACGCAGCCGAGATTCAGCCAGGGAATTAATTGACTTTATCTTGGGGGTAGGAAAACAAATTTTAAATTGCAATCACAGGATTCATATTAGACATGAAGAAGCAAATACCGCAGGACATCAAGAGTTGTGTGATTGGCTAACATCTGATCGGGTGCATATTTTGTCAGTCAACGACCATTTACCACCCCCAGGAAATGAAAAGAGATTGAGCCGATATCTCAACAGTGTGAGACAAAGATCATCCATGTCGGTGCTAGAAATTGAAGCATTACTCAACCAAGTAGCAGAACGGCGACAGGAAGGATACGCGCAAATAGCAGAATTGGTGGATTTAGCTCATAGCAAAAATATTCCCCTGGCTTCTCATGATGATGACACCCCAGAAAAAGTGGCGCTGAGTCAACAACGCCGAGTAGCGATCGCCGAATTTCCCGCTGATATTACCTTAGCCGCCCAGTCTCGTGAATATGGAGCAGCAGTCCTCATGGGTGCCCCTAATTTAGTTCGTGGTGGCTCTCACCTGGGCTTGATGAGTGTAGCTGAAGCGATTAAACATAAGGTCCTCGATTGTCTTTGCTCAGATTATCATTATCCTTCCTTATTTTATGCCCCCTTCAAGCTTGAAGAATTAGGCTTAATGTCTTTTGAACAAGCATGGTCATTAGTTTCCCAACGACCTGCAGAAGCGGTGGGAATTAGCGATCGCAAAGGTAAAATTGCTCCTGGTTTAGACGCTGATTTTCTCTTAATCTGTTCTGCTCATCCTCTACCATCGTCCATCGCATCTGTTTATATAGCCGGACAAGAAGTTGCTCGATATAGCAGGGGACTGGGGACTGGGTTACAAGTCTGA
- a CDS encoding phosphonate degradation HD-domain oxygenase → MKPTIENIINLFAEKGHQLYGDEAVSQLEHALQCASLAEASGQTNELITACLLHDLGHLIHNLGDNPATKGIDDQHEYRAISLLSKMFSPAVTEPIKFHVAAKRYLCSVDPEYWNSLSNPSKRSLELQGGRFSPEQADTFIHQPYAQDAVQLRIYDDQAKITNLQTPDLNHFIPSITACLISLGK, encoded by the coding sequence ATGAAACCTACTATCGAAAACATTATTAATCTATTTGCCGAAAAAGGTCATCAATTGTATGGCGACGAAGCTGTTAGTCAGCTAGAACACGCCTTACAATGCGCTAGCCTCGCCGAAGCATCAGGTCAAACAAATGAATTAATTACTGCTTGTCTACTTCATGACTTAGGGCATTTAATTCATAATTTGGGAGATAATCCAGCCACCAAAGGTATAGACGATCAACATGAATATCGAGCTATTTCCTTACTAAGTAAAATGTTTAGTCCAGCAGTCACAGAACCAATTAAATTTCATGTCGCCGCCAAACGCTATCTTTGCTCAGTTGATCCTGAATATTGGAATAGTCTCTCAAATCCATCTAAACGCAGCTTAGAACTGCAAGGAGGAAGATTTTCGCCTGAACAAGCAGATACATTTATTCACCAACCCTATGCCCAAGATGCTGTGCAGTTAAGGATTTATGACGACCAAGCAAAAATCACAAATCTGCAAACACCCGATTTAAACCATTTCATTCCATCTATAACAGCCTGTTTAATATCCCTTGGAAAATGA
- a CDS encoding carbon-phosphorus lyase complex subunit PhnI, whose translation MPYVAVKGGEQAIQNAEALLQSKRRGDPAIPELTLDQIEQQLTLAVERVMSEGSLYDRQLAALAIKQSWGDLVEAIFLVRAYRTTLPRFYYSLPLDTSKMQIQRRISAIFKDVPGGQKLGPTFDYIHRLLDFKLIAEGQVPTAPEAEAFTEPVPRVIDTLDREGLIQAELEQGSRDTNQANNDDSSPQPFDLTRQPLTFPAERDARLQNLARADEGFLLSLAYSTQRGYGRNHPFAGEIRMGEVEVIICPEELGFEVAIADITVTEVQMVNQFQGSQELPAQFTRGYGLTFGYNERKTMSMALVDRAMRSEELGETVQGPAQSVEFVVSHSDNVEAQGFVQHLKLPHYIDFQAELNLVRKIRKAGNGE comes from the coding sequence ATGCCATACGTTGCAGTTAAAGGCGGTGAACAGGCAATTCAAAATGCAGAAGCACTATTACAAAGCAAACGTAGAGGTGATCCTGCTATTCCCGAATTGACCCTAGACCAAATTGAACAACAGCTTACCCTAGCTGTAGAACGGGTGATGTCGGAGGGGAGCTTATATGACCGACAGTTAGCCGCTTTAGCGATTAAACAATCTTGGGGTGATTTAGTAGAAGCAATTTTCTTAGTCCGAGCCTATCGCACAACATTACCCCGCTTTTACTACAGCCTACCGTTAGACACCAGCAAAATGCAGATTCAGCGGCGAATTTCTGCCATTTTTAAAGATGTTCCGGGAGGACAGAAGTTAGGCCCTACTTTTGACTACATCCACCGTCTACTAGACTTTAAGCTAATAGCAGAAGGACAAGTTCCCACAGCACCAGAAGCAGAAGCATTTACAGAACCAGTTCCTCGCGTAATTGACACTCTAGATCGTGAAGGCTTGATCCAAGCAGAACTAGAACAGGGAAGCAGAGACACAAACCAAGCAAACAATGATGATTCTTCACCTCAACCATTTGACCTGACTCGCCAACCGTTAACCTTTCCAGCAGAACGGGATGCGAGACTGCAAAATCTAGCGCGTGCAGATGAGGGTTTTTTGCTATCTTTGGCATATTCTACACAACGAGGCTACGGCAGAAACCATCCGTTTGCGGGAGAAATTCGCATGGGGGAAGTAGAGGTAATAATTTGTCCAGAAGAATTGGGATTTGAAGTGGCGATCGCCGATATTACCGTTACCGAAGTGCAAATGGTCAACCAGTTTCAAGGTAGTCAAGAATTACCCGCCCAGTTTACCCGTGGCTATGGACTCACCTTTGGTTACAACGAACGTAAAACTATGTCGATGGCGTTGGTAGATAGAGCAATGCGGTCTGAGGAATTAGGAGAAACAGTTCAAGGCCCAGCCCAAAGTGTCGAATTTGTAGTTTCCCACTCCGATAACGTGGAAGCACAAGGTTTTGTCCAACATCTCAAACTCCCACATTACATAGACTTCCAAGCAGAGTTAAATCTGGTGCGAAAAATCCGCAAAGCAGGGAATGGGGAATAG
- a CDS encoding alpha-D-ribose 1-methylphosphonate 5-phosphate C-P-lyase PhnJ, with amino-acid sequence MNISPNSPSPETGFNFAYLDEQTKRSIRRALLKAVAIPGHQIPFSSREMPMSYGWGTGGIQVTAAVIGQTDVLKVIDQGADDTTNAVNIRRFFQKVCGVETTEQTSAATLIQTRHRIPETPLQDGQILVYQVPIPEPLRWLEPSSVETSKMHALEEYGSMYVKLYEDITRHGYIATSYDYPVIVHNHYLMSPSPIPRFDNPKMEMSPALQLFGAGREKRIYAIPPYTKVKSLDFEDHPFTIERWDQVCELCGSTESYLDEVVIDDQGGRMWICSDTDYCNRRQGKNPMTVDG; translated from the coding sequence ATGAATATTTCTCCCAATTCCCCATCCCCAGAAACAGGCTTTAATTTTGCTTACTTAGACGAGCAAACAAAGCGATCAATTCGTCGCGCTCTGCTGAAAGCCGTTGCTATTCCCGGACATCAAATTCCCTTTTCTTCCAGAGAAATGCCCATGTCTTACGGCTGGGGTACTGGTGGAATTCAGGTAACAGCTGCTGTCATTGGTCAAACTGATGTATTGAAAGTAATTGATCAAGGAGCAGATGATACCACCAACGCCGTAAATATTCGCCGCTTTTTCCAAAAAGTTTGTGGTGTAGAAACCACAGAACAGACATCAGCAGCAACTTTAATTCAGACTCGTCATCGCATACCCGAAACACCACTACAGGATGGACAGATTTTAGTTTATCAAGTACCGATCCCCGAACCTTTGCGATGGCTAGAACCTTCATCTGTTGAAACCAGCAAAATGCACGCCTTAGAAGAATACGGGTCTATGTATGTCAAGCTTTACGAAGACATCACCAGACATGGATACATTGCTACATCCTACGACTACCCGGTAATTGTGCATAACCACTATCTGATGAGTCCTAGTCCGATCCCACGCTTTGATAATCCCAAAATGGAGATGAGTCCCGCACTGCAATTATTTGGCGCAGGGAGAGAAAAACGCATATATGCAATTCCACCCTACACCAAAGTTAAAAGCCTCGACTTTGAAGACCATCCCTTTACTATCGAGCGATGGGATCAAGTCTGTGAGTTATGCGGTTCCACAGAAAGCTATCTAGATGAAGTAGTCATTGACGACCAAGGTGGACGAATGTGGATCTGCTCAGATACAGACTACTGTAATCGACGGCAAGGCAAAAATCCAATGACTGTTGACGGTTGA